ATGGTATCCTACAAAGGATGCTCCCGATAATGAAGTTCAACAATTAAAAGATGAAGCCAACCAAATGTTGAGTGAATTAAAATAATTACCTATAATATAATAATTTTTTATTAGCTTGAAAAACCCTCTAACACATAATAACATGTTAGAGGGTTTTTCACTATTTTCACAATTACCACATCTATACTTCTATAAATTGCTTGTATATCGCAGGCTTATTCTTTATTTTGTTTTGTTTATATCCATCGAAAGCGATAATTAAAAGTATTATCCCTACAAATGAGAATATGCAATGAATCTCTATGGCATACTCTCCACCTATTGATGAAAAGAATGAAGACAATGAAAGAGCAAGAACATTATTTATAAAATGTGCAAATATGCTTAAATAAATTGACCTCTTATTTAAATATATAAATCCAAGAACTAATCCTAATAAAAAAGCATTTATGCCTTGGGGAATGTTCATATGAACTACTGCAAATAATAATGCAGATACCACAATCGCTACAGTTGGATTTGTTTTTTTAGACATTCCTTTTAATAAAATCCCTCTAAAAATAATTTCTTCATATATAGGTGCTACGATTATAACACTAATTATTGATATAACAGGTGATACAGCCAGTTCATCCACCGCCTCATTTATAAAACTTGGCGTAGATATACCGCTTACCCAAAATATCAAACTGTTATCAAATATAAGTCGAAAGGATATAATCATAAGTGTTGCATAAACAAAATTTTTCCAATTTAAATGTGGTTTATGACTTTCCTCATTTGCTCTATTACTAAGCCATTTAAGTAAAACGATAATAACATAATA
This window of the Clostridium estertheticum genome carries:
- a CDS encoding CPBP family intramembrane glutamic endopeptidase, with amino-acid sequence MKFLENIEDGTINIKKMGIIKALFVMFLSILLEVFGQVPIEVTNLFSGRFEKTLPYVIFVFGVLVKYYVIIVLLKWLSNRANEESHKPHLNWKNFVYATLMIISFRLIFDNSLIFWVSGISTPSFINEAVDELAVSPVISIISVIIVAPIYEEIIFRGILLKGMSKKTNPTVAIVVSALLFAVVHMNIPQGINAFLLGLVLGFIYLNKRSIYLSIFAHFINNVLALSLSSFFSSIGGEYAIEIHCIFSFVGIILLIIAFDGYKQNKIKNKPAIYKQFIEV